The DNA sequence GTCGCTGTCGCCCGAACCATGGTTCTCCAGGCGCGCGCGCCAGGTCTCCACACGCGGCAGGAGCCCCAGGTCACCCGCCTCGTTCACCGCCACCAGCAGGGCGAAGGCACCCGCGGCCAGACCGACCGACGCGGCGATCCACTTCAACGGGACTCCGCCGAGGAAGGCCACCAGCATGCACACGCCGAAGAGCAGCGCCGCGGTGCTGAAGTTGGCCGGCAGGATGGTGCCGCACACGGCTCCGATGGGCAGCATGAGCTTCAGCACCACATCGCGGAAGGTCCAGGGCGTGTCCTTCTGCCTGGCGATGGCGCGCGCCACGAACACGATCAGCACCACCTTGGCCAGGTCGCTGGTCTGGAAGCTCTGGCCGATGATGGGGATGCGGAGCCAGCGGCTGGCATCGTTCAGGTTGGTGCCCAGCACGAGGGTGAGCACGAGCAGGCCGATGGTGACACCGAGCAGCAGCTGCGACAGGCGACCATAGATCCCGAAGCGAAGCCGGTGCGCCCCGTACATGATGGCCCCACCGCTCGCGAGCATCAGGCCGTGCTTCATCAGGAAGTGCAGGGTGCTTCGCCCCTCCTGCTTGAACGCCAGGGAGGCGATCGAGCTGTACACGGCCAGCAGGCTGACCACGCCCAGCAGCAAGGCCACCATCCAGATGGTGCGGTCGCCGCGCAGGTGTTCGTGGAAGAGGCGGTTCATGGCGTGGGTCTAGAGCTCGAGCACGGTGCGTTTGAAGGCGTGACCACGTTCCTCGTAGTTGGCGAACCCGCCGCCACTGGGGCACGCGGGGCTGAAGAGCACCACATCCCCGCTGGCCGCCAGTTCGTGCGCCAGGAAGACCGCCGTGCGAAGGTCATCGGCCAGGAAGGCCTCTCCGAGCGCCTCGCGGAGGCCTTCCGGCACGTCGCTCGACGTGGGCGTGCACAGGATCAGGGCGCGCACGCGGTCCCGCAGGAAGTCGAGCACGGCCGGATCCAGCAGGCCTTCAGGCAGGTCGCCCGCGATCCACAGCACGGGTCTCCCGATGGTGGCGAGGGAGTGCAGCGCGGCGTCGAGGAAGGTCGCGCGCGAATCGTTGATGTACTCCACGCCGCGCGCGGAGCCGACGAACTCCATGCGATGGGGGGCGCTCCTCAGCTCGCCAAGGGCGCGCGCACGCGCCTCCACCAGGCCGGCACGGGCCTGGCGGACGGTCAACAGGTGCAGGGTCTCCTTGTCCATGGGTATCGATCGTTCAGGGGGTCAAAGGGCCTTGACGGCGGCCTTGAACCGACGGCCGCGCTCCTCGTAGTTCTCGAACAGGTCGAAGCTGGCGCAGGCGGGGCTGAGCAGCACCGCATCACCGGGCTCGCTGAGGTCGTAGGCCGCACGAACGGCGCCCTCGGCACTGTCGGTGTCCGTGATGGTGGGCACCACCGCACCGAAGACGGCATGGACCTTGGCGTTGTCCATGCCGAGGCACACGATGGCCTTCACACGCTGCTTCACCAGCGGCAACAGCGTGCTGTAGTCATTGCCTTTGTCCACACCGCCCGCGATCCAGATCACGGGCCGGTCCATGCTCTCCAGGGCGTACCAGGCACTGTTCACATTGGTGGCCTTCGAGTCGTTGATGAAGGTGACCCCGTTCACGGTGGCGACGCGCTCCAGGCGGTGCTCCACGTTCTGGAAGTCGCTCAGGCTCTCGCGCAGGGACTCGCTGCGCACGTCCAGGATGCGCGCGGCGATGCCGGCCGCCAGCGAGTTGTACACGTTGTGCCTGCCCTGCAGGGCGAGTTCGAGGATGGACATGCGGAACGGGTTTTGGTCGGTGTGGATGTGGATGTGCGTATCGTCGAGCCATCCGCCCCGGTCAACGGGACGTTGGATGGAGAAGGGCCAGCGTTGCGCGTGCACCGGATGCAGGTCAAGCCCGCGCGCCACCTCCGGATCGTCGGCATTGTGGATGAAGTGGTCCGCGCCGGTCATGTTCATCGCGATCCGGAACTTGCTCGCGACGTAGTTCTCCATCCGGTATGCGTACCGGTCCAGATGGTCCGGGGTGATGTTGAGCAGGACGGCGATGTGCGGCCGCAACGAGCGGATGCCATCGAGCTGGAAGCTGCTCAGCTCCAGCACGTACAGGGCGTGGTCACGCTCGGCGACCAGGCCGGCGAAGCTGCGGCCGACGTTCCCGCCCAGACCGGCGTCCAGTCCGGCCTTCATCAGGATATGGTGGGTGAGCAGCGTGGTGGTGGTCTTGCCGTTGCTGCCGGTGATGGCCACGATGGGCGCGGTGGTGTGCCGGGCGGCGAGCTCCACCTCGCTGATCACGGGGATGCCACGCTCATGCGCGGCGGCGACCAGGGCGGCGGAGTCGGGGATGCCCGGGCTCTTCACCACCTCATCGGCGGCCAGCACGCGGGCGGCCGAATGACCGCCCTCCTCGAAGGGGATGTCGTGGGCCTCGAGCACCTCCCGGTAGCGCGGCTTGATCGGTCCGCCATCGCTGACGAACACGGGCAGGCCGAGCTTGCGGGCCAGCAGCGCCGCGCCCACCCCGCTCTCCTGCGCACCGAGCACCACCATCGAGCTCATCGCAGTTTGAGGGTGACGATGCTCAACACGGCGAGCATGATGCCGACGATCCAGAACCGGCTCACGATCTTGCTTTCGTGGATGCCTTTCTTCTGGAAGTGATGATGCAGGGGCGACATCAGGAAGATCCGACGGCCCTCACCATACTTCCGCTTGGTGTACTTGAACCAGGACACCTGCATCACCACGCTGAGGTTCTCCACCAGGAAGACCCCGCACAGCACGGGGATCAGCAGCTCCTTGCGCACCAGGATGGCGAGCGTGGCGATGATGCCCCCCAGCGCGAGGCTGCCGGTGTCGCCCATGAAGACCTGCGCCGGATAGGCGTTGTACCAGAGGAAGCCGATGCACGCCCCGAGCATCGCACCGATGTAAACGGCCAGCTCCCCGCTGTCGGGGATGTACATGATGTCCAGGTACTCCGAGAAGATGATGTTGCCGCTCACATAGGCCAGCACGCCCAGCGCCAGCACCATGATGGCCGAGGTGCCCGTGGCGAGTCCGTCAAGGCCGTCGGTGATGTTGGCCCCGTTGCTCACCGCGGTGATGATGAAGATGACGACCAGGATGTAGAGCACCCAGGTGTAGCGCCGCGCGTCCCGACCGAACAGGCCGAGCACCGAGGAGTAGTTGAACTCGTTGCCCTTCACGAAGGGGATGGTCGTGTTCGGGCTCTTGCGGTCCAGCAGGTGATGCACCGTGCCGTCCTCCTCCACGAACGTGCTGAGCGCGGCGGGATCGAGCTGCTCGGCGAGCACCGGGGGCACCTCCACCTTGGTGCGGATGGACGGGTGGAAATAGACCACCGCACCGACGATGATGCCGATGCCCACCTGCCCGACCACCTTGAACCGCCCCGCCAGCCCGCGCTTGTCCTTCTTGAAGACCTTGATGTGGTCATCGATGAAGCCGATGACACCGAGCCAGACGGTGACGGACAGCATCAGCAGGATGTAGATGTTGTCCAGGCGGGCGAACAGCAGGGTGGGGATCAGGATGGCCGAGAGGATGATGAGCCCGCCCATGGTCGGCGTGCCCTGCTTCCCCATCTGGCCCTCGAGGCCCAGGTCGCGCACCGTTTCGCCCACCTGCATGCGGCGCAGCAACCGGATGATGCCCTTGCCGAACCACAGGCTGATGAGCAGCGACACGAAGACGGCCATGCCCGCGCGGAAGGAGATGTAGTTGAAGGCCCCGCTGCCGGGGAGGGCGAAGCCGATGGCCTTGAACAGGTGGTACAGCATGGTCAGCGGTGCATCAGTTCAAGGGTCTCCTTCAGCACGGCGGCATCATCGAAGGGGTGGCGCACTCCCGCGACCTCCTGGTAGGTCTCGTGCCCCTTGCCTGCGACGAGCACCGCATCACCGGGCGCGGCCATGCCCACGGCCTGGCGGATGGCCTCGCGGCGGTCGGCGTTCACGAACACGCGGTCCGCGTCCCCCGCGGGCACACCGGCCCGCATCTCGGCGAGGATCGCCATCGGGTCCTCACTGCGTGGATTGTCGCTGGTGAGCACCACACGGTCGCTGAGCTCCGCGGCGATGTGGGCCATCACGGGTCGTTTGGCCCGGTCGCGGTCGCCGCCGCAGCCCACCACCGTGATCACGCGCTGGTCCGCACTGCAGACACCCCGCATGGTCTCCAGCACGTTGCGCAGGGCGTCGGGCGTGTGGGCGTAGTCCACCACACCGAGCACACCGCCCGGACCTCTCACGGCCTGGAAACGGCCCCGGGGCGGCTCCAGGTCGCTCAGCGCGGTGAGCACGTCCATCGGTGCGAGCCCGAGATGCACGGCCACCGCGTAAACGGCGAGCAGGTTGCTCGCGTTGAAGGCGCCGACCAGACGGGTGTACACGTCGTGGCCATCGATGTTGAGGTGGAGGCCGGTGAGCTCGTTCTCGATGATGCGGGCACGATGGTCCGCCATGCCATGCACCGCGTAGCTGCGCTTGCGGGCCGCGGTGTTCTGCACCATCACGGCACTGTTGGGGTCGTCGGCGTTCACCAGCGCCAGCGCGTCGGCCCCGAGCTGGTCGAAGAAGCGCTTCTTGGCCTGGATGTACGCGGCGAACGTGCCGTGGTAGTCCAGGTGGTCGTGCGTGATGTTCGTGAACACCCCCACGTCGAAGTGCAGGCCCGTGATGCGCTCCTGCACCACCCCATGGCTGCTCACCTCCATGAAGCAGTGGGTCACCTTCTCCTCCACCATCTCGCGCAGCAGGGCGTTCAGTCGCACCGCATCGGGCGTGGTGTGCGTGGCCGGGATGGTGCGCTGGCCGATGCGGACCTCGACGGTGCTGATGAGGCCGCACTTGTGCCCGAGCGCGCGGAAGAGGCGGTACAGCAGGGTCGCGGTGCTCGTCTTTCCGTTGGTACCGGTGATGCCCACGAGAGTGAGCGCGCGCGAGGGATGATCGTGGAAGTTGGCCGCGGCCACGGCGAGCGCATGGGTGCTGTCGGCCACCCGCACGTAGGAGACGCCCTCCCTGTACCGCTCCGGCATGCGTTCGCACACGATGGCCGTGGCGCCGCGCTCCACCGCCTGATCGATGTGGTCGTGCCCATCGACCCGGGTGCCTTTCAAGGCGAAGAAGGCGCTGAACGGCACCACCTCACGGCTGTCGGCACAGAGCTTCTCGATGGCGGCATTGGTGCTGCCCACCACCTGTTCGAGGCGCGCGCGGTAGAGGATGTCCTTCAGCAGCTTCATGTGGTGAGCTCGAGCAGGATGGTGGTGCCCGGGGTGAAGCGATGGCCGGGGGTGAGCGACTGGCGGCGCACCATGCCCGCCCCCGAGACCTGCACGCGCAGGCCGCGGTTCTCGAGGAGGTAGAGCGCATCGCGCAGGCCCATGCCCTGCACGTTGGGCACCACGTGCTGCGCATCACCGGGCAGGCCGCGTGGCCGCAGCACCACGCTGGTGTCGGCGGCCTGGGACACCACCCATTCGCCCTCGCCCTCCTGCTGCACGGGCACGCCCAGCCCGGCAAGGGCGGTGCGCAGGTCGCCGGCATGGCCGCCGAAGGTCACCGGGGTGCGTTCCTGGGGCGGGGCCAGCCCGGCCAGGCCCGTCTGCATCTCCAGGCGGTTGCTGTGGATCTTGTCCGCGATCTCCTTGAAGATGGGACCGGCCACCACGTTGCCGTAATAGCCGCTCATGCTGGGGGAGCTCACCACCACGATGCAGCTGTAGCGAGGCGCGTCGGCGGGGAAGTAACCGGCGAAGGAGGCCTGGTAGCTCACGCCCGCGCTCTTGTAGCCCGAACGTTCCTTGGCGATCTGCGCCGTGCCCGTTTTGCCCGCGATGCGGAAGTGAGCGGCCTTCAGGTTGGTGGCGGTGCCCGTGTCCACGACCCCTTCCAGCATCCGGCGCACCTGCTCGAGCGTGGAGGGCGAACAGATCCGCTCGTTGAGCACCAACGGGTCGAAGCGCTGCAGCTCCTTGCCCGCGCGGGTCACACGCGACACGAATTGAGGCTGCATCAGCCTGCCGTCGTTGGCGATGGCGTTGTAGAAGGCCAGCACCTGGAGCGGTGTGAGGCTGATCTCGTAGCCGATGCTCATCCACGGAAGGCTCACTCCGCTCCAGCCCTTGTCGCCGGGATCGCGCATCACCGGCAGCCCCTCTCCGGGAATCCGCACCCCGAGCGGACGGTCGAGGCCCATCCTGCGCAGCCCCGCCACGAACCGCTTCGGGTCGTTGCGATAGGCCTTGTGGATGACCTGCGAAACGGCGGTGTTGCTGCTCACCTCCAGCGCGCGGTGCACGGTGATCCTGCCGTAGCCGCCCTCATGCGAATCCTTCATGATGCGGTCGTGGAACCGCACCTGGCCGTTGCGCGTGTCCACCGTATCGGTGGCCTTCACCACGCCGTCCTCGAGCGCCACCATCAGGCTCGCGGTCTTGAAGGTGGAGCCCGGTTCGGTGGTGAGGCCCACCGCGTAGTTGAGGTCCTCCACGTAGGTGCTGTCTCCCTGCAGCGTGAGGTTGCTGATCGCCTTGATGTAGCCGGTGGCCACCTCCATCACCACCACACAACCATGGTGGGCACCGTGCTTGCGCAGCTGGGCCTCGAGCGCCGCATCGGCCACGTCCTGCAGGTTGATGTCGATGGTGGTGTGCACATCGCTGCCGGGAACGGGGTCCTGTCCGTTGCCATCATCGATCGGCATCCAGATGCCTCCGGTGAGGCGGCGCTCCAGACGGCGGCCGGTGACACCGCGCAACCAGGTATCGAAGCCGCCTTCGATGCCGATGGCGTTGCTGTCCTTCAGGACATAGCCGACGGAGCGGGCCGCCAGCCGGCCGAAGGGCCGGATGCGCACGGTGCGCTTCTCCAGGATGAGACCGCTGGCGAAGCGTCCGCGACGGTACAGGGGCATCTCCTTCACCACCTGCAGCTGCTCGTGGTCCACCTTGCGCTTCACCAGGTGATAGCGGTCCCCGCGGGCCCGCGCGGCGAGCAGGTCGCGACGGTACTCGGCTGCGGTGCGATCGGCGAACAGGGTGCTGAGGGCCTGGCAGAGGTCGTCGATCTCGGCCCGCAGGAGCTCGTCACTGAGCCCGTCGGCCATCATGTCCATGCGCACCTCGTACTCCGGTACGCTGGTGCTCAGCAGCCGTCCATCCTCGCTGAAGATGTGCCCGCGGTCGGGCTGAACGGTCCGGTAGGCCGTGGCCACGTGCTCGGCGCGGGCCGTCCACTGCTCACCCTCCACCAGCTGGATGGTGAACAGCTGCACCACGATGGCCAGCGCGAACAGCAGCAGCGCGCTGTAGACGAACAGGGTGCGGAGGCGGAAGGCGCGTTGGGGGTCCATGGTCAGCGCACGGCCTCGGCCTGTTCGGGTTCGACGGTGAGCTTGCGGGGGGGTACGCGGCTCTCGCGCAAGCCGAGGCCGGAGATGTCCTCGGCCACCTGGCTCTGCTGCTCGGTGCGGTCCAGGTGGCTGCGCACGGTGATGTACTCGCTGCGCAGCTCCTTGAGGTCCGCGTCGGTGCGGTGCAGGTCGCGCACCGTGCGCTCGGTCCAGTATCCGTAGCCGATATAGACGAGCATGAGCCCGGCGATGAACAGCAGGAAGGGCATGTTGCCCAGCACCTGCTCGCGGGTGAGGAAGGACCCGTTCAGCACGCCGGCAAGGATGCCGGGCCGCTTGGTGCGCGGCGGCGCGGGAGCGCCCCCGGCTGCGGGTTCCTCTGGGGTGCGGGGTCGGTTGCGGTTCACGTTCGTTCTGCGATCCTGAGCCTGGCGCTGCGCGCCCGGGGGTTCTGGTTGATCTCCAAGTCGTCCGGTCTGATCGCCTTCGTGTTCAATGGCCTGAAGGGTCGGAGGCTGTTGCCGTAGAGGTCCTTCCGCTCCTCGCCGCCGAGGTCGCCCGCGCGCATCCAGTGCTTCACCAGCCTGTCCTCCAGGCTGTGATAGCTGATCACCACCAGGCGGCCACCGGGCCGGATGATCGACGGGCTCTCGGTGAGCAGGCGCTCCAGGGAGCCGAGCTCATCGTTCACCGCGATGCGCAGGGCCTGGAAGACCTGGGCGAGGAAGCCGTTGGCATCCTGGCGCGGCGTCACCGGTCGGAGCGCATCCACCAGATGCCCGGTGGTGGTGATGCGCTTCCCGGCGGAGGCCCTGAGGATGCAGCGGGCCACACGATGCGGCGCGTCCACCTCACCATAGGTGCGCAGCACACGGGTGAGCCCGGCCTCATCCGCGGCGTTCACCAGGTCGGCCGCGGTGCGTCGTGCGCGCCGGTCCATGCGCATGTCCAGCGGACCCTCGTGGCGGAAGCTGAAGCCGCGCGCCGCGGTGTCGAACTGGTGGCTGCTCACCCCCAGATCCGCCAGGAGGCCATCGACCGGAAGCCGGCCGAGGAAGCGCAGGTGGTTGCGCACCCACCGGAAGTCGGAGCGCACCAGCGTGAACCGCGGGTCGTGCAGGGCCCTCGCCCACGCGTCGGCGTCACGGTCGAAGGCGATGAGCGCCCCCTGGGGACCGAGGCGTTCGAGGATCGCCCGGCTGTGCCCGCCGCCGCCGAAGGTGACGTCCACGTAGACGCCATCGGGACGGATGTTCAGGCCATTGACACAAGGTTGGGAAAGAACGGGAGCGTGGTACTCACTGGCCATTCGCATTGCCTAGGCTGCCCATCACCTCTTCGGCGAGGGCGGTGAGGTCCACGGCCTCGCGCTGCATCCGAGCATGGCCCTCCTTGCTCCAGAGCTCCACCCGGTCGAGCAGGCCCATCACCTTCAGGTCCTTGCCGATGCCGGCATGGTCCATCAGTGGCTTGGGCAGCAGGATGCGGTCGCTGCCATCGAGCTCCACCCGGGTGGCCCCGTTCGTGAAGCGCCGGATGAACTCCCGGTTCTTCTCCACAAAGGGGTTCAGGCGGGCCATCATGGCCTGCGTCCGCTCCCACTCGCTCATGGGGTACAGCACCAGGCACGGCTTGAACACATCGCGGGCGATCACGAAACCCTTGGTCGCCACCTCGGCGAGCTGACGCTTCAGCCCGCTCGGCAGCACCAGACGCCCTTTGGCGTCCAGCCGCAGATCGTATTCACCCAGGAGGTTCAGCATGCGGATGCGCGTGCGAGACGGCAGCGAAAGTAGAGGTTTTGCCCCACTTTGCTCCACTCACTCCCACTTCTTACCCTGTTGTCGATAACTTGTCAACGGCGAAGCTCGGGATTTGTTGCCAAACCCCTCATCAACATTGGAAAAACAAGGACCCAGCGAGGTGGGAGAAAGTGGGAGTAATGAACACCCTCCGCGGGGCACCTTCCAGGATCACAGCATCCCGAATGGCGCGACCACGAAGCTCCCATCGGAACCACCGAAGCCTGCTCACCCCGCACCCGGCTTGCTCACATCGGCTTGTGGATAGCCCGCTGCAGGTGCGGGTGCTGACGGGAGCGCTTCACTACATTTGGACGGAAGCGGTCCCCCACAGGGCCGCGCGGTACCGATGTTGCACGGGTTGAAGGAGGAAGGCGAGTTCCGCTACGTGGAGGAGGGCGATGGTCCCGTGCTTCTCTTCCTGCACGGCCTGTTCGGGGCCCTGAGCAATTTCGAGGAGGTGTTCCGCCACTTCGCCGGGCGGTACCGGGTGGTGGTGCCCATGCTGCCCTTGTACAGCATGCCGATGCTGAGCACGAACGTGCCCGCCCTGGCCGAATTCCTGCACAGGTTCATCCGGCACAAGGGCTACACCGAGGTGAACCTGCTGGGCAATTCACTGGGCGGCCATGTGGCCCTGATCCACTGCGCCCGTCGGCCCGAAGGTGTGCGCACCCTGATCCTCACCGGCAGCAGCGGCCTGTACGAGAACGCCTTCGGCGGCAGCTTCCCCCGCCGGGAGGACAAGGAGTACCTGCGCAAGAAGATCGCCCTCACCTTCCATGACCCTCGGCATGCGACGGACGAGCTGGTGGACGAGTGCTATGAGACGGTGAACGACAAGGCCAAGCTCATCCGGATCCTCGCACTGGCCAAGAGCGCGATCCGGCACAACATGGCGCGCGACCTGCCGAAGCTCTCCATGCCCGTATGCCTCATTTGGGGAAGGCAGGACGGCATCACCCCGCCGGAGGTGGCCGAGGAGTTCCACCAGCTGATCCCCGGCAGCGAGCTGTATTGGGTGGATGAATGCGGCCATGCAGCGATGATGGAGCAACCCGCCGTCTTCAACCGCATCCTCGACGAATGGCTGACGCGCAAGCTGGCCTGAGCGCCGTGTCCGCGACTTCCGATCGGCGCTGCAACCCTTCCGGGTCATGCGCACCCTGAACGCCACGCACCTGGGCAGCGGCCGCGAGGCCCGGCACTGGCCTGCGCCCACCCTGCCCGAGTACGCCTTCATCGGTCGCAGCAACGTGGGCAAGAGCTCGCTGGTGAACATGCTCGTGGGCATCAACAAACTGGCGCGCGTGAGCGCCACACCGGGCAAGACCAGGAACGTGGAACACTTCCGGGTGGAACCGACCCGGGGCGATTCGGGTCGACCGTGGCTCCTGGCCGACCTTCCCGGATACGGGTTCGCGCGCACGAGCCGCAGCGAGCGGGAGGAGTGGAAGCGCATGATCGACCGGTACCTGCTCACACGGGAGAACCTGCAATGCGTGTTCGTCCTGGTGGACGCCCGGCACGAGCCGCAGAACAGCGATCTGGACATGATCCAGTGGTTGGGCGAGAACGGCATCCCCTTCGTCATCGCCTTCACCAAGAGCGACAAGCTGGCCCAGCCCAAGGTGCAGAGCAACGTCGCGCTGTTCCGAAGGGTGCTGAAGAAGACCTGGCAGAACCTGCCGTTGATGTTCATCACCTCCAGCGGAACACGTCAGGGACGTGAGGCCGTCCTGGAGTACATCGATGGCATCAACGCGCAGTGGGTGGCCGGTGGTTGAGGGGTGAGGGCCAACGGTCCCCGACGCCGCCCCTGCCGGGTCCCGAGGCTCACTCCTGCGGCTTCGCACCCAGCATGTGTTCGGCGAAGTAGGCGCCGAAATCGCGCATCTGCGCGGCCATGCGCCCTTCCCCGGTCGCACGCTCGAAGGTGTCGGCCATGGTGAGGATGTTCTGGTGGAAGAAGCGCTTCATGTCGTCCACGCTCATGGTCTTCGTCCACAGGTCGATGCGCAGGGTGTTCTGCTCGCGTTCGTCCCAGAGCGCCAGGAGCACGGCGCGCGCCTCACTGCGCGCCCCGCCGTCCTCGGCCTCCCAATGGATGCGCTCGGGCACATGGTTCTCGTCCAGTTGCACGTCGAGCCGGATCTCCGATGTCCTCATGGTGATGTTCAGTCGCGGGGCTTGTAGGCCTTCAGGATGGTGCGGGCGTCCGGCCCCGGAAAGAGGTCGGGCGGCCGGGTGCCCGGATGGGCGTTCAGGTAGGCCTGCACCATCCGGAGGCCGATCCACTCCCCGATGTGTCCGGGGCTTTCACGGGGCAGCCCGCTCGTGAAAGGCCCGTCGTTCAGCCAGGTGGCGATGCGCTGGGGATCCTTGCTGAACAGGTGCCCATCGCGGACGAGGGTGCGCCAGATGTTGAACTCGTTGGCCTCGCACCAGGCAAGCTGTTCCGCGGTGAAGGCCAGCTTGAGCGCGGGATCGGCCTCGGGGAGCACGGCATCGAGCAGCGCCATCACCTTGCCCACCTCCACCAGCTGGGTGAGCAGGTCCTCCCCGGTGGCATCCCTCAGGTAATGCACCATCAGCCATCCCTTCATCGCGGCCGGCACCAGCATGTCGGGCACCATCCGCCGCTTCACATAGTTGGGGAAGGCCTCCGGGGCCAGAAGGCCCACCACCGGATGATCCGCGCCGATGAACCATTCGATGCCGACGCCCAGCACGCTGTCCGTGGGGAAGATGCCGTAGTTGTATCCGGCGTTGAAGATGACCACGCGCGGCACCAGGCTGTCGGGGAAGAGCGCTTTCAGCCTTCCGAAGGCGGACCCGAACGCCGCGCGTTCCGAGGCCATGTCACCGAAGAGGCTGTCGGCGGCGGCCTGTGCGGCGGACCAGTCCGGATCGCGGGTGAAGTGCATGAGGGCCATGCTGAGCCGCGGATCATCCAGCGGAGCCGCCTGCAGCACCTGCTCCACGTAGATGCGATGGAAGTCCCCCAGGTCGGCGTAGGCGCGAAGGCTCACGGCCGCGAGCGAATCGGCGGGTGCATGGAAGAGCAGCTGGTCCAGTCGATAGGGCACCAGCTGCACCGGAACGGGCTCCACTTCATCGGAGCCGGTCGGAGCGCCACAGGCGATGAGCTGCAGGAGCATCGCACCGGAAAGGAAGCGCACCGCCCGATTACCTTTGACGCCAACGAACATCGCGCAAACCTATGAAGAAGGCGTTCCTATCCCTGGCTGTCGCAAGCCTGCTGGCCCTTCCGTCGATGGCCC is a window from the Flavobacteriales bacterium genome containing:
- a CDS encoding FtsW/RodA/SpoVE family cell cycle protein, whose amino-acid sequence is MNRLFHEHLRGDRTIWMVALLLGVVSLLAVYSSIASLAFKQEGRSTLHFLMKHGLMLASGGAIMYGAHRLRFGIYGRLSQLLLGVTIGLLVLTLVLGTNLNDASRWLRIPIIGQSFQTSDLAKVVLIVFVARAIARQKDTPWTFRDVVLKLMLPIGAVCGTILPANFSTAALLFGVCMLVAFLGGVPLKWIAASVGLAAGAFALLVAVNEAGDLGLLPRVETWRARLENHGSGDSDANYQVEHAKIAIASGGLLPNGPGSGTSRNFLPHPYSDMIYAFIIEEYGSLLGGLGLLLLYLILMGRAVKIARLCPKPFGALTALGLSLSLVLQALVNMAVAVNLVPVTGQPLPLVSMGGTSIWFTSLMIGIVLSVSRSVYDEPANDHVQPQPRTAPAAA
- a CDS encoding UDP-N-acetylmuramoyl-L-alanyl-D-glutamate--2,6-diaminopimelate ligase, giving the protein MKLLKDILYRARLEQVVGSTNAAIEKLCADSREVVPFSAFFALKGTRVDGHDHIDQAVERGATAIVCERMPERYREGVSYVRVADSTHALAVAAANFHDHPSRALTLVGITGTNGKTSTATLLYRLFRALGHKCGLISTVEVRIGQRTIPATHTTPDAVRLNALLREMVEEKVTHCFMEVSSHGVVQERITGLHFDVGVFTNITHDHLDYHGTFAAYIQAKKRFFDQLGADALALVNADDPNSAVMVQNTAARKRSYAVHGMADHRARIIENELTGLHLNIDGHDVYTRLVGAFNASNLLAVYAVAVHLGLAPMDVLTALSDLEPPRGRFQAVRGPGGVLGVVDYAHTPDALRNVLETMRGVCSADQRVITVVGCGGDRDRAKRPVMAHIAAELSDRVVLTSDNPRSEDPMAILAEMRAGVPAGDADRVFVNADRREAIRQAVGMAAPGDAVLVAGKGHETYQEVAGVRHPFDDAAVLKETLELMHR
- the rsmH gene encoding 16S rRNA (cytosine(1402)-N(4))-methyltransferase RsmH encodes the protein MRMASEYHAPVLSQPCVNGLNIRPDGVYVDVTFGGGGHSRAILERLGPQGALIAFDRDADAWARALHDPRFTLVRSDFRWVRNHLRFLGRLPVDGLLADLGVSSHQFDTAARGFSFRHEGPLDMRMDRRARRTAADLVNAADEAGLTRVLRTYGEVDAPHRVARCILRASAGKRITTTGHLVDALRPVTPRQDANGFLAQVFQALRIAVNDELGSLERLLTESPSIIRPGGRLVVISYHSLEDRLVKHWMRAGDLGGEERKDLYGNSLRPFRPLNTKAIRPDDLEINQNPRARSARLRIAERT
- the murD gene encoding UDP-N-acetylmuramoyl-L-alanine--D-glutamate ligase gives rise to the protein MSSMVVLGAQESGVGAALLARKLGLPVFVSDGGPIKPRYREVLEAHDIPFEEGGHSAARVLAADEVVKSPGIPDSAALVAAAHERGIPVISEVELAARHTTAPIVAITGSNGKTTTTLLTHHILMKAGLDAGLGGNVGRSFAGLVAERDHALYVLELSSFQLDGIRSLRPHIAVLLNITPDHLDRYAYRMENYVASKFRIAMNMTGADHFIHNADDPEVARGLDLHPVHAQRWPFSIQRPVDRGGWLDDTHIHIHTDQNPFRMSILELALQGRHNVYNSLAAGIAARILDVRSESLRESLSDFQNVEHRLERVATVNGVTFINDSKATNVNSAWYALESMDRPVIWIAGGVDKGNDYSTLLPLVKQRVKAIVCLGMDNAKVHAVFGAVVPTITDTDSAEGAVRAAYDLSEPGDAVLLSPACASFDLFENYEERGRRFKAAVKAL
- the mraZ gene encoding division/cell wall cluster transcriptional repressor MraZ is translated as MLNLLGEYDLRLDAKGRLVLPSGLKRQLAEVATKGFVIARDVFKPCLVLYPMSEWERTQAMMARLNPFVEKNREFIRRFTNGATRVELDGSDRILLPKPLMDHAGIGKDLKVMGLLDRVELWSKEGHARMQREAVDLTALAEEVMGSLGNANGQ
- a CDS encoding phospho-N-acetylmuramoyl-pentapeptide-transferase, producing MLYHLFKAIGFALPGSGAFNYISFRAGMAVFVSLLISLWFGKGIIRLLRRMQVGETVRDLGLEGQMGKQGTPTMGGLIILSAILIPTLLFARLDNIYILLMLSVTVWLGVIGFIDDHIKVFKKDKRGLAGRFKVVGQVGIGIIVGAVVYFHPSIRTKVEVPPVLAEQLDPAALSTFVEEDGTVHHLLDRKSPNTTIPFVKGNEFNYSSVLGLFGRDARRYTWVLYILVVIFIITAVSNGANITDGLDGLATGTSAIMVLALGVLAYVSGNIIFSEYLDIMYIPDSGELAVYIGAMLGACIGFLWYNAYPAQVFMGDTGSLALGGIIATLAILVRKELLIPVLCGVFLVENLSVVMQVSWFKYTKRKYGEGRRIFLMSPLHHHFQKKGIHESKIVSRFWIVGIMLAVLSIVTLKLR
- a CDS encoding transpeptidase family protein, which produces MDPQRAFRLRTLFVYSALLLFALAIVVQLFTIQLVEGEQWTARAEHVATAYRTVQPDRGHIFSEDGRLLSTSVPEYEVRMDMMADGLSDELLRAEIDDLCQALSTLFADRTAAEYRRDLLAARARGDRYHLVKRKVDHEQLQVVKEMPLYRRGRFASGLILEKRTVRIRPFGRLAARSVGYVLKDSNAIGIEGGFDTWLRGVTGRRLERRLTGGIWMPIDDGNGQDPVPGSDVHTTIDINLQDVADAALEAQLRKHGAHHGCVVVMEVATGYIKAISNLTLQGDSTYVEDLNYAVGLTTEPGSTFKTASLMVALEDGVVKATDTVDTRNGQVRFHDRIMKDSHEGGYGRITVHRALEVSSNTAVSQVIHKAYRNDPKRFVAGLRRMGLDRPLGVRIPGEGLPVMRDPGDKGWSGVSLPWMSIGYEISLTPLQVLAFYNAIANDGRLMQPQFVSRVTRAGKELQRFDPLVLNERICSPSTLEQVRRMLEGVVDTGTATNLKAAHFRIAGKTGTAQIAKERSGYKSAGVSYQASFAGYFPADAPRYSCIVVVSSPSMSGYYGNVVAGPIFKEIADKIHSNRLEMQTGLAGLAPPQERTPVTFGGHAGDLRTALAGLGVPVQQEGEGEWVVSQAADTSVVLRPRGLPGDAQHVVPNVQGMGLRDALYLLENRGLRVQVSGAGMVRRQSLTPGHRFTPGTTILLELTT